A window from Mangifera indica cultivar Alphonso chromosome 2, CATAS_Mindica_2.1, whole genome shotgun sequence encodes these proteins:
- the LOC123209373 gene encoding NEDD8-specific protease 1 isoform X2, with amino-acid sequence MQKSADEKILSYNDVVLRQSDLGILSGPHFMNDRIIEFYFSYLSSCHSQDILLVPPSIAFWLMNCPDATSLKDFIEPLKLHEKKLVIFPVNDNDDVSVADGGSHWSLLAYDRNANVFVHHDSNHGMNKLRAQQLFRAVVGFMGDSTSVFNAKHLEFSDSPQQTNGYDCGVYVTAIARVLCCWYDSSEHKDKGDMWFSSVKEQITPSAVAEMRKEILQLIKGLIGGK; translated from the coding sequence ATGCAGAAGTCGGctgatgagaaaattttaagcTACAATGATGTTGTACTTAGGCAATCGGACCTGGGCATTCTAAGTGGTCCACACTTTATGAATGATCGAATCATTGAGTTCTATTTCAGTTATCTTTCTTCATGCCATTCACAGGACATTCTGCTGGTTCCCCCTTCTATCGCATTTTGGTTGATGAACTGTCCAGATGCTACAAGTCTCAAGGATTTTATAGAGCCCCTTAAATTGCATGAGAAGAAATTGGTGATTTTTCCGGTTAATGACAATGATGATGTGAGTGTTGCTGACGGTGGATCTCATTGGAGCTTACTTGCATATGATAGGAATGCTAATGTGTTTGTGCATCATGATAGCAATCATGGGATGAATAAATTGAGAGCGCAGCAACTTTTTAGGGCTGTTGTTGGATTCATGGGTGATTCCACTTCGGTATTTAATGCTAAGCATCTGGAATTCAGTGATTCGCCGCAGCAAACAAATGGTTATGACTGTGGTGTATATGTTACTGCCATTGCAAGAGTTTTATGTTGCTGGTATGACAGTAGTGAACACAAAGACAAAGGCGATATGTGGTTTTCTTCTGTGAAGGAGCAGATTACTCCATCTGCCGTTGCTGAGATGCGAAAAGAGATTCTACAGTTGATCAAAGGCCTTATAGGAGGGAAATGA
- the LOC123209373 gene encoding NEDD8-specific protease 1 isoform X1 produces MPEYTSIDLDNMQKSADEKILSYNDVVLRQSDLGILSGPHFMNDRIIEFYFSYLSSCHSQDILLVPPSIAFWLMNCPDATSLKDFIEPLKLHEKKLVIFPVNDNDDVSVADGGSHWSLLAYDRNANVFVHHDSNHGMNKLRAQQLFRAVVGFMGDSTSVFNAKHLEFSDSPQQTNGYDCGVYVTAIARVLCCWYDSSEHKDKGDMWFSSVKEQITPSAVAEMRKEILQLIKGLIGGK; encoded by the exons ATGCCG GAATACACATCGATTGACCTCGACAACATGCAGAAGTCGGctgatgagaaaattttaagcTACAATGATGTTGTACTTAGGCAATCGGACCTGGGCATTCTAAGTGGTCCACACTTTATGAATGATCGAATCATTGAGTTCTATTTCAGTTATCTTTCTTCATGCCATTCACAGGACATTCTGCTGGTTCCCCCTTCTATCGCATTTTGGTTGATGAACTGTCCAGATGCTACAAGTCTCAAGGATTTTATAGAGCCCCTTAAATTGCATGAGAAGAAATTGGTGATTTTTCCGGTTAATGACAATGATGATGTGAGTGTTGCTGACGGTGGATCTCATTGGAGCTTACTTGCATATGATAGGAATGCTAATGTGTTTGTGCATCATGATAGCAATCATGGGATGAATAAATTGAGAGCGCAGCAACTTTTTAGGGCTGTTGTTGGATTCATGGGTGATTCCACTTCGGTATTTAATGCTAAGCATCTGGAATTCAGTGATTCGCCGCAGCAAACAAATGGTTATGACTGTGGTGTATATGTTACTGCCATTGCAAGAGTTTTATGTTGCTGGTATGACAGTAGTGAACACAAAGACAAAGGCGATATGTGGTTTTCTTCTGTGAAGGAGCAGATTACTCCATCTGCCGTTGCTGAGATGCGAAAAGAGATTCTACAGTTGATCAAAGGCCTTATAGGAGGGAAATGA
- the LOC123209372 gene encoding arogenate dehydratase/prephenate dehydratase 2, chloroplastic isoform X2 produces the protein MKPRLTHPSMASSLTVSPVAPLPARITGNFAPSDRKLNITVRFREPRIRWPNVTVSASADKEGKKGQALELQRMVHELPYEVMKDSSPLLPRPLSSAQFSNVISDGSRLRVAYQAVERWLVDRAVLPIENSLGGSIHRNYDLLLRHRLHIVGEVNLAVRHCLLANHGVKLVDLKRVLSHPQALAQCENTLTKWRLVREAVDDTAGAAKHVALHKLQDTAAIASSAAGMIYGLNILAEDIQDDCDNVTRFLILAREPIIPGTDRPFKTSIVFSLEKGPGVLFKALAVFALRQINLTKIESRPLRNQPLRADYNTNGSMKYFDYLFYVDFEASMADENAQNALRHLKEFATFLRVLGSYPVDATTT, from the exons ATGAAGCCGCGCCTAACGCACCCATCAATGGCCTCTTCCCTTACTGTTTCCCCTGTAGCCCCACTTCCTGCTCGGATCACCGGTAATTTTGCGCCCTCCGATCGAAAGCTAAATATCACCGTCAGATTCCGTGAACCTCGCATCAGATGGCCTAACGTCACCGTTTCTGCTTCTGCTGACAAGGAAGGGAAAAAGGGTCAGGCGCTTGAGCTTCAGAGGATGGTACATGAGTTACCCTACGAAGTCATGAAAGATTCGTCGCCTTTGCTGCCTA GGCCTTTGTCTTCTGCTCAATTTTCAAATGTGATCTCTGATGGATCCCGCCTACGGGTTGCATACCAG GCTGTTGAACGGTGGCTTGTGGACAGAGCTGTTCTACCAATTGAGAATTCTTTAGGTGGGAGCATCCACAGAAATTATGATCTTTTACTCAGACACAGGTTGCACATAGTAGGGGAGGTTAATCTTGCTGTCCGTCATTGCTTACTAGCCAATCATGGTGTTAAACTTGTGGACTTAAAAAGGGTTCTGAGCCATCCACAG GCTCTCGCTCAATGTGAGAACACATTAACAAAATGGCGGTTAGTCAGGGAAGCCGTGGATGATACTGCTGGTGCAGCAAAG CATGTTGCACTCCACAAACTACAAGATACAGCGGCAATTGCAAGCTCAGCTGCGGGGATGATCTATGGTTTGAACATTCTTGCTGAGGATATTCAG GATGATTGTGATAATGTTACTCGATTTCTGATACTGGCAAGGGAGCCCATCATTCCTGGCACAGATAGGCCGTTCAAG acAAGTATAGTTTTCTCATTGGAGAAGGGTCCTGGAGTTCTTTTCAAGGCACTTGCTGTTTTTGCTCTAAGGCAAATCAACCTTACCAAG ATTGAAAGTCGGCCTCTGAGGAATCAACCCCTGCGAGCAGATTACAACACTAATGGGTCTATGAA ATACTTTGATTATCTTTTCTATGTGGATTTTGAAGCATCGATGGCTGATGAGAATGCTCAAAATGCTCTGAGGCATTTGAAG GAGTTTGCTACATTCTTGCGAGTGCTGGGAAGTTATCCAGTGGATGCCACCACGACATGA
- the LOC123209372 gene encoding arogenate dehydratase/prephenate dehydratase 2, chloroplastic isoform X1 → MKPRLTHPSMASSLTVSPVAPLPARITGNFAPSDRKLNITVRFREPRIRWPNVTVSASADKEGKKGQALELQRMVHELPYEVMKDSSPLLPRPLSSAQFSNVISDGSRLRVAYQGVPGAFSESVAEKAYPNCEAVPCEQFDTAFEAVERWLVDRAVLPIENSLGGSIHRNYDLLLRHRLHIVGEVNLAVRHCLLANHGVKLVDLKRVLSHPQALAQCENTLTKWRLVREAVDDTAGAAKHVALHKLQDTAAIASSAAGMIYGLNILAEDIQDDCDNVTRFLILAREPIIPGTDRPFKTSIVFSLEKGPGVLFKALAVFALRQINLTKIESRPLRNQPLRADYNTNGSMKYFDYLFYVDFEASMADENAQNALRHLKEFATFLRVLGSYPVDATTT, encoded by the exons ATGAAGCCGCGCCTAACGCACCCATCAATGGCCTCTTCCCTTACTGTTTCCCCTGTAGCCCCACTTCCTGCTCGGATCACCGGTAATTTTGCGCCCTCCGATCGAAAGCTAAATATCACCGTCAGATTCCGTGAACCTCGCATCAGATGGCCTAACGTCACCGTTTCTGCTTCTGCTGACAAGGAAGGGAAAAAGGGTCAGGCGCTTGAGCTTCAGAGGATGGTACATGAGTTACCCTACGAAGTCATGAAAGATTCGTCGCCTTTGCTGCCTA GGCCTTTGTCTTCTGCTCAATTTTCAAATGTGATCTCTGATGGATCCCGCCTACGGGTTGCATACCAG GGAGTTCCTGGGGCTTTCAGTGAGTCCGTGGCGGAGAAAGCATACCCAAACTGTGAAGCTGTTCCATGCGAGCAATTTGACACTGCTTTCGAA GCTGTTGAACGGTGGCTTGTGGACAGAGCTGTTCTACCAATTGAGAATTCTTTAGGTGGGAGCATCCACAGAAATTATGATCTTTTACTCAGACACAGGTTGCACATAGTAGGGGAGGTTAATCTTGCTGTCCGTCATTGCTTACTAGCCAATCATGGTGTTAAACTTGTGGACTTAAAAAGGGTTCTGAGCCATCCACAG GCTCTCGCTCAATGTGAGAACACATTAACAAAATGGCGGTTAGTCAGGGAAGCCGTGGATGATACTGCTGGTGCAGCAAAG CATGTTGCACTCCACAAACTACAAGATACAGCGGCAATTGCAAGCTCAGCTGCGGGGATGATCTATGGTTTGAACATTCTTGCTGAGGATATTCAG GATGATTGTGATAATGTTACTCGATTTCTGATACTGGCAAGGGAGCCCATCATTCCTGGCACAGATAGGCCGTTCAAG acAAGTATAGTTTTCTCATTGGAGAAGGGTCCTGGAGTTCTTTTCAAGGCACTTGCTGTTTTTGCTCTAAGGCAAATCAACCTTACCAAG ATTGAAAGTCGGCCTCTGAGGAATCAACCCCTGCGAGCAGATTACAACACTAATGGGTCTATGAA ATACTTTGATTATCTTTTCTATGTGGATTTTGAAGCATCGATGGCTGATGAGAATGCTCAAAATGCTCTGAGGCATTTGAAG GAGTTTGCTACATTCTTGCGAGTGCTGGGAAGTTATCCAGTGGATGCCACCACGACATGA
- the LOC123209370 gene encoding V-type proton ATPase subunit a1-like isoform X2 has protein sequence MERFIDNLPPMDLMRSEKMTFVQLIIPVESAHRAVTYLGELGLLQFRDLNVDKSPFQRTFVNQVKRCGEMSRKLRFFKEQINKAGLLSSVHPVSGPDVELEELEIQLTEHEHELIEMNSNSEKLRRTYNELLEFKMVLQKAGGFLVSSNGHAVTEELELTEAVHSNNGYADTASLLEQEIDPERSNPSGLRFISGIVCQSKILRFERMLFRATRGNMLFNQAPAGEEIVDPLTAEMVEKTIFVVFFSGEQARRKILKICEAFGAHCYPVPEDITKQRQIIREVLSRLSELEATLEAGIRHRNKALTSIGFHLTKWMNMVRREKAVFDTLNMLNFDVTKKCLVGEGWCPIFAKDQIQEVLRRATFDSSSQVGIIFHAMDALESPPTYFRTNNFTNAFQEIVDAYGVARYQEANPAVYTVITFPFLFAVMFGDWGHGICLLLGALVLIARERRLKSQKLGSFMEMLFGGRYVLLLMSLFSIYCGLIYNEFFSVPFHIFGGSAYRCRDKTCGDAQSAGLVKYRDPYPFGVDPSWRGSRTELPFLNSLKMKMSILLGVAQMNLGIILSYFNGRFFGSLLDIRYQFVPQMIFLNSLFGYLALLIVIKWCTGSEADLYHVMIYMFLSPTDDLGDNQLFWGQRPLQVLLLLLALVAVPWMLFPKPFILRKQHLERQ, from the exons ATGGAGCGGTTCATAGACAATTTACCGCCTATGGATCTGATGCGCTCGGAGAAGATGACCTTCGTACAGCTGATCATTCCCGTCGAGTCTGCTCACCGAGCTGTCACGTATCTCGGCGAACTCGGTCTCTTGCAGTTTCGTGAC TTGAATGTTGATAAAAGCCCTTTCCAGCGAACATTTGTTAATCAG GTAAAGCGATGTGGAGAGATGTCAAGAAAGCTGCGATTTTTCAAGGAACAAATCAATAAAGCTGGTCTTCTATCTTCTGTCCATCCTGTTTCAGGACCTGATGTTGAGTTGGAGGAATTAGAG ATTCAACTTACTGAGCATGAACATGAGCTAATTGAAATGAACTCTAATAGTGAAAAACTTCGACGAACATATAATGAGCTCCTTGAGTTCAAAATGGTCTTGCAGAAG GCTGGTGGCTTTCTTGTATCAAGTAATGGTCATGCAGTTACAGAGGAACTGGAATTAACTGAGGCTGTGCACTCAAACAATGGTTATGCTGACACAGCGTCATTACTTGAACAG GAGATAGATCCTGAGCGATCAAATCCGTCTGGTCTAAGATTTATCAGTGGGATTGTTTGCCAGTCAAAAATTCTACGATTTGAGAGAATGTTGTTTCGCGCTACAAGGGGTAATATGCTGTTCAATCAGGCACCAGCTGGTGAAGAGATTGTGGATCCTCTAACAGCTGAAAtg GTTGAGAAGACCATATTCGTAGTATTTTTCTCTGGGGAGCAGGCAAGAAGAAAGATCTTGAAAATTTGCGAAGCTTTTGGGGCACATTGTTATCCTGTTCCTGAAGACATTACAAAACAGAGGCAAATAATTAGAGAA GTTTTATCTCGTCTTTCTGAGCTTGAAGCCACGCTGGAGGCAGGCATTCGCCACCGGAATAAAGCCCTTACTTCCATTGGATTTCATCTTACAAAATGGATGAATATG GTAAGAAGGGAGAAGGCTGTATTTGATACACTAAATATGCTGAATTTTGATGTTACAAAAAAATGTCTTGTTGGAGAGGGCTGGTGTCCTATTTTTGCGAAAGATCAG ATTCAAGAGGTGCTCCGACGTGCAACATTTGATAGTAGTTCTCAAGTGGGCATAATATTTCATGCTATGGATGCTCTGGAATCACCTCCGACTTATTTTAGAACAAACAATTTCACAAATGCATTTCAAGAAATTGTTGATGCGTATGG TGTTGCTAGATATCAAGAGGCAAATCCTGCAGTATACACTGTCATtacatttccttttctttttgcgGTGATGTTTGGGGATTGGGGTCATGGAATATGCTTATTGTTGGGAGCATTGGTCCTCATAGCTCGGGAAAGGAGGCTCAAGTCTCAG AAACTTGGAAGCTTTATGGAGATGCTATTTGGTGGGCGCTATGTACTCCTTTTGATGTCACTTTTCTCAATTTACTGTGGGCTGATTTACAATGAATTCTTCTCTGTTCCTTTTCACATATTTGGTGGATCTGCATACAGATGCCGAGATAAAACTTGCGG TGATGCACAGTCAGCTGGTTTAGTCAAATATCGAGATCCATATCCATTTGGCGTTGATCCCAGTTGGCGTGGAAGTCGTACAGAACTGCCTTTTCTAAACTCTCTTAAAATGAAGATGTCTATCTTGTTGGGTGTAGCCCAGATGAACCTTGGAATTATATTGAGTTACTTCAATGGGCGCTTCTTTGGAAGCTTACTGGATATAAG GTATCAGTTTGTGCCTCAGATGATCTTTCTTAACAGTCTTTTTGGGTATCTTGCACTTCTTATTGTTATCAAGTGGTGCACTGGTTCTGAGGCAGACCTTTATCATGTAATGATATACATGTTCTTGAGTCCCACTGATGACCTCGGTGATAATCAATTGTTTTGGGGCCAGAGACCACTGCAG GTACTATTGTTGCTTTTGGCTTTAGTTGCAGTTCCATGGATGCTCTTTCCAAAACCTTTTATTTTAAGAAAGCAACATTTGGAG